One window from the genome of Rhodocyclaceae bacterium encodes:
- a CDS encoding UvrD-helicase domain-containing protein, giving the protein MQSRLLENLNPEQLAAVTLPRESAMILAGAGSGKTRVLTTRIAWLIETRQVNPLGLLAVTFTNKAAREMLTRISAMLPINTRGMWVGTFHGLANRMLRAHHRDAGLPQTFQIMDTADQVAMVKRMMKANGIDEERFKPRDTAWFISAQKDAGLRPGSVEAFDDHTRQLVEIYTMYEAQCQREGVTDFAELILRSYELLARNEAIREHYRARFAHILVDEFQDTNRLQFDWLKLIAGSQNAVFAVGDDDQSVYSFRGAKVANMRDFEREFNAGTIIKLEQNYRSHGNILEAANVLIGHNQQRLGKNLWTSESQGEPIRLFEAQTDFEEAQFVVEQVRDLKATGVPLVEVALLYRSNAQSRVLEHALFSAGLPYRVYGGLRFFERQEIKHALAYLRLVANPDDDAALLRVINFPTRGIGARSIEQLQDAARAGGTSLWQAACSRGGTKGGSPDAPRKGVEGFVLLIDRLRNECAGITLPEMIEAVIERSGLRTHYDAEREGADRIANLDELVNAAAQFSDDPMRLLEMEADADSFASQGPTALAAAALDEDAAEAEADAAMLAAGFGDMPGLPPGDADAGIAAASGTAPAPAEPTDQSLIQFLSHASLEAGDNQANAGDDALQLMTVHAAKGLEFHTVFASGLEEGLFPHENSLNDAGGVEEERRLMYVAVTRARRRLYLTFAQSRMLHGQTRYNVASRFLREIPVKLLKRLSPTYERGGGSTSFDRPRTPASYAAVQVQQAPKIEAVGMPFRIGQNVRHAKFGGGVIIDAEGRGSDARVQVNFGREGVKWLALAYAKLDPA; this is encoded by the coding sequence ATGCAAAGCCGACTGCTCGAAAACCTGAACCCGGAGCAACTCGCTGCGGTCACGCTGCCGCGCGAGTCCGCGATGATCCTCGCCGGGGCCGGCAGCGGCAAGACGCGGGTGCTGACCACGCGCATCGCCTGGCTGATCGAGACGCGGCAGGTCAATCCGCTCGGCCTGCTGGCGGTAACCTTCACCAACAAGGCCGCACGCGAGATGCTGACACGCATCTCCGCGATGCTGCCGATCAACACCCGCGGCATGTGGGTGGGCACCTTCCACGGGCTTGCCAACCGCATGCTGCGCGCCCACCACCGCGACGCCGGGCTGCCACAGACCTTCCAGATCATGGACACCGCCGATCAGGTGGCGATGGTCAAGCGGATGATGAAGGCCAACGGCATCGACGAAGAGCGTTTCAAGCCGCGCGACACCGCATGGTTCATCAGCGCGCAGAAGGATGCCGGGTTGCGGCCCGGGTCGGTCGAGGCGTTCGACGACCATACGCGTCAGCTGGTCGAGATCTACACGATGTACGAAGCGCAGTGCCAGCGCGAGGGCGTGACCGACTTCGCCGAGCTGATCCTGCGCAGCTACGAGTTGCTGGCCAGGAACGAGGCGATCCGCGAACACTACCGCGCGCGCTTCGCCCACATCCTGGTCGACGAGTTCCAGGATACCAACCGTCTGCAGTTCGACTGGCTGAAGCTGATCGCCGGTTCGCAGAATGCGGTGTTCGCGGTCGGCGACGATGACCAGTCGGTGTACAGCTTCCGCGGCGCCAAGGTGGCGAACATGCGCGACTTCGAGCGCGAGTTCAATGCCGGCACGATCATCAAGCTCGAGCAGAACTACCGGTCCCACGGCAACATCCTGGAAGCGGCCAACGTACTCATCGGGCACAACCAGCAGCGGCTCGGCAAGAACCTGTGGACCTCCGAATCGCAGGGCGAGCCGATCCGTTTGTTCGAGGCGCAGACCGACTTCGAGGAAGCGCAGTTCGTCGTCGAGCAGGTGCGCGACCTGAAGGCGACCGGCGTACCGCTGGTCGAGGTCGCGCTGCTCTACCGCTCGAACGCGCAGTCGCGGGTACTCGAACACGCGCTGTTCTCGGCTGGCCTGCCGTACCGGGTGTACGGCGGCCTGCGCTTCTTCGAGCGCCAGGAGATCAAGCATGCGCTCGCCTACCTTCGGCTGGTCGCCAACCCGGACGACGACGCAGCACTGCTGCGGGTGATCAACTTCCCCACGCGCGGCATCGGCGCGCGCTCGATCGAGCAGTTGCAGGACGCGGCCCGTGCCGGCGGCACCAGCCTGTGGCAGGCGGCGTGCTCGCGCGGCGGCACGAAGGGCGGTTCGCCGGATGCACCGAGGAAGGGCGTCGAGGGGTTCGTGCTGCTGATCGATCGGCTGCGCAACGAATGCGCCGGCATCACCCTGCCCGAGATGATCGAAGCGGTGATCGAACGCTCCGGGCTGCGCACCCATTACGATGCCGAGCGCGAAGGCGCCGACCGCATCGCCAACCTCGACGAACTGGTCAATGCGGCTGCGCAGTTCTCGGACGACCCGATGCGCTTGCTCGAGATGGAAGCGGATGCCGATTCCTTCGCCTCGCAGGGTCCGACCGCACTGGCCGCCGCGGCGCTGGACGAGGACGCGGCCGAGGCGGAGGCGGACGCCGCGATGCTGGCGGCAGGTTTCGGGGACATGCCGGGCCTGCCGCCGGGCGACGCCGACGCCGGCATCGCTGCCGCCAGTGGCACCGCACCCGCGCCAGCCGAGCCCACCGACCAGTCGCTGATCCAGTTCCTGTCCCATGCATCGCTGGAAGCCGGTGACAATCAGGCCAACGCCGGGGACGATGCGTTGCAGCTGATGACGGTGCACGCCGCCAAGGGCCTGGAGTTCCACACCGTCTTCGCCAGCGGCCTGGAAGAGGGCCTTTTCCCGCACGAAAACAGCCTGAACGATGCCGGCGGCGTCGAGGAGGAGCGCCGGCTCATGTACGTCGCGGTCACGCGTGCACGCCGGCGGCTCTACCTGACCTTCGCTCAGAGCCGGATGCTCCACGGCCAGACCCGCTACAACGTCGCCTCGCGCTTCCTGCGCGAGATCCCGGTCAAGCTGCTGAAGCGCCTGTCGCCGACCTACGAGCGCGGCGGTGGCTCGACCAGCTTCGACCGGCCGCGTACGCCGGCCAGCTACGCGGCGGTACAGGTCCAGCAGGCACCGAAGATCGAGGCGGTGGGCATGCCGTTCCGGATCGGCCAGAACGTGCGCCATGCGAAGTTCGGCGGCGGCGTGATCATCGATGCGGAAGGGCGCGGGTCGGACGCCCGCGTACAGGTCAACTTCGGCCGCGAAGGCGTGAAGTGGCTCGCGCTGGCCTACGCGAAACTCGATCCGGCCTGA
- a CDS encoding leucine--tRNA ligase, giving the protein MQPQYQPSAVEQAAQAWWTEHQSFLAREGAAAQGRPKYYCLSMFPYPSGKLHMGHVRNYTIGDVLTRYHRMRGHNVMQPMGWDAFGLPAENAAMQNQVPPAKWTYDNIAYMKRQLQSLGLAIDWSRELATCQPDYYRWNQWLFLRMLEKGIAYKKTQVVNWDPVDQTVLANEQVIDGRGWRTGAVVEKREIPGYYFGITQYADELLSALDTLPGWPERVRTMQANWIGKSHGVRFAFPYELDGQAGQLWVYTTRADTIMGVTFCAVAAEHPLAARAASDNPALAAFIDECRHGSVMEADMATMEKKGMPTGLFVTHPLTGAQVEVWVGNYVLMTYGDGAVMGVPAHDERDFAFAKKYGIDIRQVVSVAGKDFSLDAWQEWYADKEQGSCVNSGRYDGLGYVQAVDAIAGDLKAKGLGDKQVQWRLRDWGVSRQRYWGCPIPIIHCPACGDVPVPDDQLPVVLPEDCVPDGSGNPLAKRSDFVDCSCPKCGGAAKRETDTMDTFVDSSWYYARFASPAASTMVDERAAYWMPVDQYIGGIEHAILHLLYSRFWTKVMRDLGLVSYDEPFANLLTQGMVLNHIFTRRTDKGGIQYFAPEEVELALDAAGKVTGAKSVADGQPVSYDGIGTMSKSKRNGVDPQSLIETYGADTARFYMMFASPPEQTLEWSDSSVEGAYRFLRRVWAFGHRFATEMKPHLPAVRTLGAGALPPELAALRREVHLVLKQANFDFGKFQFNTVASAAMKMLNAIEKVPAGGSLAPGLVAEVAEESLSILVRLLSPITPHLAHGLWTELGLALETGQAVLDAPWPEPVDSALVQDEIELVLQVNGKLRGSVRVPASADKAAIEQFALASEAAVRAMDGKSAKRVVVVPGRLVNIVA; this is encoded by the coding sequence ATGCAACCCCAGTACCAACCCTCAGCCGTGGAACAGGCCGCCCAGGCCTGGTGGACTGAACACCAGTCGTTCCTTGCCCGCGAGGGTGCCGCGGCGCAAGGCCGGCCGAAGTACTACTGCCTGTCGATGTTCCCGTATCCATCGGGAAAGCTGCACATGGGGCATGTGCGCAACTACACGATCGGTGACGTGCTCACCCGCTACCACCGGATGCGCGGCCACAATGTGATGCAGCCGATGGGCTGGGACGCGTTCGGCCTGCCGGCCGAGAACGCGGCGATGCAGAACCAGGTGCCGCCGGCGAAGTGGACCTACGACAACATCGCCTACATGAAGCGGCAGCTGCAGTCGCTCGGGCTGGCGATCGACTGGTCGCGCGAACTCGCCACCTGCCAGCCCGATTACTATCGCTGGAACCAGTGGCTGTTCCTGCGCATGCTCGAGAAGGGCATCGCGTACAAGAAGACCCAGGTGGTGAACTGGGATCCGGTCGACCAGACGGTGCTCGCGAACGAACAGGTGATCGACGGGCGCGGCTGGCGAACCGGCGCCGTGGTCGAGAAGCGTGAGATCCCCGGCTACTATTTCGGCATCACGCAGTATGCGGACGAGCTGCTGTCCGCGCTCGACACCCTGCCCGGCTGGCCCGAGCGGGTGCGCACGATGCAGGCGAACTGGATCGGCAAGAGCCACGGCGTGCGCTTCGCCTTTCCGTACGAACTCGACGGCCAGGCGGGGCAGCTCTGGGTCTACACGACACGCGCTGACACCATCATGGGCGTCACCTTCTGCGCGGTCGCGGCCGAACACCCTCTCGCCGCCCGCGCGGCCAGCGACAATCCGGCGCTCGCCGCGTTCATCGACGAGTGCCGTCATGGTTCGGTGATGGAAGCCGACATGGCGACGATGGAGAAGAAGGGTATGCCCACCGGGCTGTTCGTCACCCATCCGCTGACCGGCGCGCAGGTCGAGGTCTGGGTCGGAAACTACGTGCTGATGACCTACGGAGACGGCGCCGTGATGGGCGTGCCGGCCCACGACGAGCGCGACTTCGCGTTCGCGAAGAAGTACGGCATCGACATTCGGCAGGTGGTGTCGGTGGCGGGCAAGGATTTCTCGCTGGATGCCTGGCAGGAGTGGTATGCCGACAAGGAACAGGGCAGCTGCGTGAACTCCGGGCGCTATGACGGCCTCGGTTACGTGCAGGCGGTGGACGCGATCGCTGGCGACCTGAAGGCAAAGGGCCTGGGCGACAAGCAGGTGCAGTGGCGGTTGCGTGACTGGGGCGTGTCGCGCCAGCGTTACTGGGGCTGCCCGATCCCGATCATCCATTGTCCCGCCTGCGGCGATGTGCCGGTGCCCGACGACCAGCTGCCGGTGGTGCTGCCGGAAGACTGCGTACCTGACGGCAGCGGAAACCCGCTGGCGAAACGGTCCGACTTCGTCGACTGCAGCTGCCCGAAGTGCGGTGGCGCCGCGAAGCGCGAGACCGACACCATGGATACCTTCGTCGACTCGTCCTGGTATTACGCGCGGTTCGCCAGCCCGGCCGCCTCGACGATGGTCGACGAGCGCGCCGCCTACTGGATGCCGGTCGACCAGTACATCGGCGGCATCGAGCATGCGATCCTGCACCTGCTCTATTCGCGCTTCTGGACGAAGGTGATGCGCGACCTCGGGCTGGTGTCGTACGACGAGCCGTTCGCCAACCTGCTCACCCAGGGCATGGTGCTCAACCATATCTTCACCCGGCGTACCGACAAGGGCGGCATCCAGTACTTCGCGCCGGAAGAGGTGGAGCTCGCGCTCGACGCGGCGGGCAAGGTCACCGGCGCGAAGTCGGTCGCCGACGGCCAGCCGGTGAGCTACGACGGCATCGGCACGATGTCGAAGTCCAAGCGCAACGGCGTCGATCCGCAGTCGCTGATCGAGACCTACGGCGCGGATACTGCGCGCTTCTACATGATGTTCGCCAGCCCGCCCGAGCAGACGCTCGAGTGGAGCGATTCCAGCGTCGAGGGGGCCTACCGGTTCCTGCGCCGGGTCTGGGCATTCGGCCATCGTTTCGCAACCGAGATGAAGCCGCACCTGCCGGCGGTGCGCACGCTCGGTGCCGGCGCGCTGCCGCCGGAACTCGCCGCCCTGCGGCGCGAGGTCCACCTCGTGCTGAAGCAGGCCAACTTCGATTTCGGCAAGTTCCAGTTCAACACCGTCGCCTCGGCCGCGATGAAGATGCTCAATGCGATCGAGAAGGTTCCGGCCGGCGGCAGTCTGGCGCCCGGCTTGGTCGCCGAAGTCGCCGAGGAGTCGTTGTCGATCCTGGTGCGGCTGCTGTCGCCGATCACCCCGCATCTCGCCCATGGCCTGTGGACCGAACTGGGCCTCGCGCTCGAAACCGGGCAGGCGGTCCTCGATGCGCCCTGGCCGGAGCCGGTCGACTCCGCGTTGGTGCAGGACGAGATCGAGCTGGTGCTGCAGGTCAACGGCAAACTGCGCGGCAGCGTGCGTGTGCCCGCTTCGGCGGACAAGGCGGCGATCGAGCAGTTCGCGCTCGCCAGCGAGGCGGCCGTGCGTGCGATGGACGGCAAGTCGGCGAAGCGCGTGGTGGTCGTGCCCGGCCGCCTCGTCAACATCGTCGCGTGA
- a CDS encoding DNA polymerase III subunit delta — translation MRIGADDLAAALRRPLGPLYTVVANEPLLGHEALAALRARALAEGYDERTVLTSESGFRWEALRAAGDSLSLFASRRLVEVRVPTGKPGREGGQALADYAKRLPPDTVTLVSLPALDWSGMKAAWLKALEAAGVLVMADPFPRDRLVDWIEARLAKNGQRAAHDTLAFLADRVEGNLSAANQEVEKLALSFEPGELSFEQVSGSVLDVSRFDLRALGAAMLDGDRTQLVRMIDGLRAEGSPLPLVTWTLAHELRALVGVHDALDAGRQKAAALREAGVFGPRSDSIGRAASRIDARRARRALRAVGEIDRASKGLGTRDPWQLITALCLGLSGMPKRPAPRSG, via the coding sequence ATGCGCATCGGCGCCGATGACCTTGCCGCCGCGCTGCGGCGGCCGCTCGGGCCGCTGTACACGGTGGTGGCCAACGAGCCGCTGCTCGGCCACGAGGCGCTTGCCGCGCTGCGGGCCCGGGCGCTGGCGGAGGGTTACGACGAACGCACGGTACTCACCAGCGAATCCGGCTTCCGCTGGGAGGCGCTGCGCGCGGCCGGCGACTCGCTGTCGCTGTTCGCGTCGCGGCGGCTGGTCGAGGTACGCGTCCCGACTGGCAAGCCCGGGCGCGAGGGGGGGCAGGCGCTCGCCGATTACGCGAAACGGTTGCCGCCGGACACGGTCACACTGGTGAGCCTGCCCGCGCTCGACTGGTCCGGCATGAAGGCGGCGTGGCTCAAGGCCCTGGAGGCAGCCGGCGTACTCGTGATGGCCGACCCGTTTCCGCGCGACCGGCTGGTCGACTGGATCGAGGCGCGGCTCGCGAAGAACGGCCAGCGCGCAGCGCACGACACCCTCGCGTTCCTTGCCGACCGGGTGGAAGGCAACCTGTCGGCCGCGAACCAGGAGGTCGAGAAGCTCGCACTGTCGTTCGAGCCGGGCGAACTGTCGTTCGAGCAGGTCAGCGGTTCAGTGCTCGACGTCAGCCGCTTCGACCTGCGAGCGCTCGGTGCGGCGATGCTCGACGGCGACCGGACGCAACTGGTGCGCATGATCGACGGCCTGCGCGCGGAGGGCTCGCCGCTGCCGCTGGTCACCTGGACGCTCGCGCACGAACTGCGCGCGCTGGTCGGCGTACACGATGCGCTGGATGCCGGGCGCCAGAAGGCTGCCGCGCTGCGCGAGGCCGGCGTGTTCGGCCCGCGGAGCGATTCGATCGGCCGTGCCGCCAGCCGGATCGATGCGCGCCGTGCGCGCCGTGCCCTGCGCGCGGTGGGCGAGATCGATCGTGCATCGAAGGGCCTCGGCACGCGCGATCCGTGGCAGCTCATCACCGCGTTGTGCCTCGGGTTGTCGGGCATGCCGAAGCGTCCGGCACCGCGGTCCGGTTGA
- a CDS encoding glutamate-5-semialdehyde dehydrogenase, producing the protein MDVQSYMVSVGKAARAAARAIARADTATKNRALLAAASALTRGADALLAANARDVEAAREAGLDAPMVDRLTLSTKTIATMAQGLGEVAALPDPVGEITGLRFRPSGIQVGHMRVPLGVVGIIYESRPNVTVEAASLCLKSGNATVLRGGSEAAHSNQAIAACVHQGLREAGLPEDVVQVLSTTDRAAVGRMITMPEYIDVIVPRGGKGLIERISAEARVPVIKHLDGVCHVYIDAAADLDKAVRIADNAKTQRLSTCNTMETLLVDRPVAAAVLPRLAAVYREKGIELRGDAAARALVPGMHEATEADWYAEYLDAILAVRIVDGLDQAIEHIARYGSQHTDAIVTEDLSRARRFLREVDSSSVMVNASTRFADGFEYGLGAEIGISTDRLHARGPVGLEGLTNQKWVVIGDGQVRT; encoded by the coding sequence ATGGATGTCCAGAGTTACATGGTTTCGGTCGGCAAGGCTGCGCGTGCGGCCGCGCGGGCGATCGCGCGCGCCGACACCGCCACCAAGAATCGCGCCTTGCTCGCCGCAGCCAGCGCACTGACCCGCGGCGCAGACGCCCTGCTCGCGGCGAATGCGCGCGATGTGGAGGCGGCGCGCGAGGCTGGCCTCGATGCGCCGATGGTCGACCGGCTCACGCTGTCGACGAAGACGATCGCGACGATGGCACAGGGCCTGGGCGAAGTCGCCGCACTGCCCGATCCGGTCGGCGAGATCACCGGGTTGCGCTTCCGCCCGTCGGGCATCCAGGTCGGGCACATGCGGGTACCGCTCGGCGTGGTGGGCATCATCTACGAATCGCGGCCGAACGTGACGGTCGAGGCTGCATCGCTGTGCCTCAAGTCGGGCAACGCGACCGTGCTGCGCGGCGGCTCGGAAGCGGCGCACTCGAACCAGGCGATCGCCGCGTGCGTGCACCAGGGGCTGCGCGAGGCGGGTTTGCCGGAGGATGTCGTGCAGGTGCTGTCGACGACCGACCGTGCCGCGGTGGGACGGATGATCACGATGCCCGAGTACATCGACGTGATCGTCCCGCGCGGCGGCAAGGGCCTGATCGAGCGAATCTCGGCCGAGGCGCGGGTGCCGGTGATCAAGCACCTCGACGGCGTGTGCCACGTGTACATCGATGCTGCGGCCGACCTCGACAAGGCTGTGCGCATCGCCGACAACGCGAAGACGCAGCGGCTGTCTACCTGCAATACGATGGAAACGCTGCTGGTCGATCGGCCGGTCGCCGCTGCGGTGCTGCCGCGGCTGGCGGCAGTCTATCGCGAGAAGGGTATCGAACTGCGCGGCGACGCGGCGGCGCGCGCGCTGGTCCCGGGGATGCACGAGGCAACCGAGGCCGACTGGTATGCCGAGTACCTCGACGCGATCCTGGCGGTGCGCATCGTCGACGGGCTCGACCAGGCGATCGAGCACATCGCGCGCTACGGCTCGCAGCACACCGATGCGATCGTCACCGAAGACCTGTCGCGCGCGCGGCGGTTCCTGCGCGAAGTCGACTCCAGTTCGGTGATGGTCAATGCCTCGACCCGGTTCGCCGACGGCTTCGAATACGGGCTCGGTGCCGAGATCGGCATCTCGACCGACCGCCTGCATGCACGCGGACCGGTCGGCCTCGAGGGGCTCACCAACCAGAAGTGGGTGGTCATCGGCGACGGACAGGTCCGCACCTAG
- a CDS encoding FkbM family methyltransferase: MPDAASPDRSPGSSPPPPALAGRTVRRLLQAWGVLRSLWIYRIRDRYRHRGMDALYRQFLAPGDLAFDIGSHVGDRIACFRRLGCRVVAVEPQPMLVRVLRGLHGRDAAVALVDAAIGAAEGHLDLHLNLPNPTVATGSQAFIAAADGAPRWEGQRWTETVTVPVTTLDALIARHGLPAFVKIDVEGLELDVLQGLQTAVPALSFEFTTIQPGIALSCIERCARIGSYRFNAALGESQSLVHPSWLDGAAMADWLRALPADANSGDVYARLDSR; this comes from the coding sequence ATGCCAGACGCTGCTTCGCCCGACCGGTCGCCCGGAAGCTCACCCCCGCCACCCGCCCTCGCGGGACGTACCGTACGCCGGCTGCTCCAGGCCTGGGGCGTGCTGCGATCGCTGTGGATCTACCGCATCCGAGACCGCTACCGGCATCGCGGCATGGACGCGCTGTACCGGCAGTTCCTCGCGCCGGGAGACCTCGCTTTCGACATCGGCAGTCATGTCGGCGACCGGATTGCCTGTTTCCGCCGGCTCGGCTGTCGCGTCGTCGCGGTAGAACCCCAGCCGATGCTGGTGCGGGTGCTGCGCGGCCTGCACGGACGCGACGCCGCGGTCGCGCTGGTCGATGCCGCGATCGGCGCGGCCGAAGGCCACCTGGACCTGCACCTGAACCTGCCCAACCCGACGGTGGCCACCGGCTCCCAGGCATTCATCGCCGCCGCAGACGGAGCCCCGCGGTGGGAGGGCCAGCGCTGGACGGAAACGGTGACCGTACCGGTGACCACGCTCGATGCGCTGATCGCGCGCCACGGACTGCCGGCGTTCGTGAAGATCGATGTCGAAGGCCTGGAACTCGACGTGCTGCAGGGCCTGCAGACAGCCGTACCCGCCCTGTCGTTCGAATTCACGACGATCCAGCCCGGGATCGCCCTTTCCTGCATCGAGCGCTGTGCCCGGATCGGCAGCTATCGCTTCAACGCCGCCCTCGGCGAGAGCCAGTCGCTGGTGCACCCGTCATGGCTCGATGGAGCCGCAATGGCCGACTGGCTGCGTGCGCTGCCGGCCGATGCGAACTCGGGCGATGTCTACGCCCGGCTGGACTCGCGCTGA